In one Nicotiana sylvestris chromosome 8, ASM39365v2, whole genome shotgun sequence genomic region, the following are encoded:
- the LOC104217938 gene encoding uncharacterized protein — MVGIFSRFSVSRNGHRRAQSALDETEVLPPNTETTGAATIAGAPSITPHGIEIAVEFKPVEHPTEPLHNDLPIQCPIPEPSILNDGRIWKERVSAVRRRADIPVMQEGTTAEPEAAGTRPRPPMNRVILPSISAPEHSILKLLEESGI, encoded by the exons ATGGTGGGAATATTTTCAAGATTTTCTGTCAGCAGAAATGGGCATCGTCGAGCTCAAAGTGCCCTT GATGAAACAGAAGTGTTGCCTCCAAATACAGAAACAACAGGTGCTGCTACGATAGCTGGAGCTCCCTCTATCACACCTCATGGTATTGAAATTGCAGTTGAGTTCAAACCAGTTGAACACCCGACTGAGCCTCTACACAATGATCTACCAATTCAATGTCCAATACCAGAACCTTCAATACTGAAT GATGGAAGAATATGGAAGGAGCGAGTGTCTGCAGTAAGAAGAAGGGCAGATATTCCAGTTATGCAGGAAGGAACAACTGCAGAGCCTGAGGCAGCTGGAACAAGACCTAGACCACCCATGAATCGTGTTATTCTTCCATCAATCAGCGCGCCCGAACACAGTATCCTCAAGCTCTTGGAGGAATCTGGAATTTAG